The following are encoded in a window of Campylobacter sp. MIT 12-8780 genomic DNA:
- the mrdA gene encoding penicillin-binding protein 2 produces the protein MRMRLVVAFIFLFFVLLLSRIYYLSIKSNIYYEEMAKQNAIKTRFLPPTRGLIKDSKGKLLANNDLGFSIAIKPYLNIKKQNQGLLDEELFVLSQTFPDLNVTLLKRNYIKEDSYYNQDFIDIVDFIPYDEMIPHFSQLNLRENLQITPIVKRRYPYGKLASHIIGYIGKANLQDMNENEIAKLTNYTGKSGIERYYNEILQGQKGVREVKVDAHNKEIEEISFQKTNSNDISLTIDIQLQSFLSELFADNAGVAIIMEANTGAILAAGSFPEYDLNPFVTGISVQDWKELSNSPDHPFTNKMVNGLYPPGSIIKMGTALAFLNSRSINTATEFYCAGLIELGGRNFRCWNRSGHGDMNLKHAIAQSCDVYFYEGGLKVGIDQISSTLGKIGFGSKTGVDLPNEFVGTVPSKEWKMQRYKQPWYQGETLNTSIGQGNFLVTPIQVAKYTAQIAVGKNVNPHFLKEIEGELDENTRKAYQIQDKEEDELFNVFEKSQLPALREAMLAVTKQEGGTAYRFFKDLPLSVAGKTGTAQVVGFSQAEKRNIREKDLKYYSRSHTWLTSFAPYKKPQYVVSVLLEHGGRSISSGELTAAIYRKMLELKYFENEK, from the coding sequence ATGAGAATGCGTTTGGTTGTCGCTTTTATCTTTTTATTTTTTGTTTTGCTTTTAAGTAGAATTTATTATTTGAGTATAAAATCAAATATATATTATGAAGAAATGGCAAAGCAAAATGCGATAAAAACAAGATTTTTACCTCCTACAAGAGGCTTGATTAAAGATAGCAAAGGCAAGCTTTTAGCAAATAATGATCTTGGTTTTAGTATCGCTATAAAGCCGTATTTAAATATAAAAAAGCAAAATCAAGGGCTTTTAGATGAAGAGCTTTTTGTGCTTTCGCAAACCTTTCCTGATCTAAATGTTACGCTTTTAAAGCGAAATTATATCAAAGAGGATTCTTATTATAATCAAGATTTTATTGATATTGTGGATTTTATCCCTTATGATGAGATGATACCGCATTTTTCTCAGCTGAACTTAAGAGAAAATTTACAAATTACGCCCATTGTTAAAAGAAGGTATCCTTATGGCAAGCTAGCAAGCCATATCATCGGCTATATAGGCAAGGCGAATTTGCAAGATATGAATGAAAATGAGATCGCAAAACTAACAAATTACACTGGAAAAAGTGGCATAGAGCGGTATTATAATGAAATTTTGCAAGGACAAAAAGGTGTGCGTGAAGTAAAAGTTGATGCACACAACAAAGAAATAGAAGAAATTTCTTTTCAAAAAACAAATTCAAATGACATAAGCTTAACTATAGATATTCAATTACAAAGCTTTTTAAGCGAGCTTTTTGCTGATAATGCTGGCGTTGCGATCATCATGGAGGCAAATACCGGTGCCATTTTAGCTGCTGGAAGCTTCCCAGAATATGATTTAAATCCTTTTGTTACCGGAATTTCAGTGCAGGATTGGAAAGAGCTTTCAAATAGCCCAGATCATCCATTTACAAATAAAATGGTAAATGGGCTTTATCCGCCCGGTTCTATCATCAAAATGGGCACAGCTCTTGCTTTTTTAAACTCAAGGAGTATTAATACCGCTACAGAGTTTTATTGTGCTGGTTTGATAGAGTTAGGAGGCAGAAATTTTCGCTGCTGGAACCGATCAGGGCATGGAGATATGAACCTTAAGCACGCTATTGCTCAAAGTTGTGATGTGTATTTTTATGAGGGTGGCTTAAAAGTAGGTATAGATCAAATCAGCTCAACTCTTGGTAAAATAGGCTTTGGAAGTAAAACAGGAGTGGATTTGCCAAATGAATTTGTTGGCACAGTGCCAAGCAAAGAATGGAAAATGCAACGTTACAAACAGCCTTGGTATCAAGGAGAAACCTTAAATACAAGCATAGGGCAGGGAAATTTCTTAGTTACGCCTATACAAGTGGCTAAATATACCGCTCAAATCGCTGTTGGAAAGAATGTTAATCCGCATTTTCTCAAAGAGATCGAAGGCGAGCTTGACGAAAATACAAGAAAAGCATACCAAATACAAGATAAAGAAGAGGACGAGCTTTTTAATGTCTTTGAAAAAAGTCAATTGCCTGCTTTAAGAGAAGCTATGCTTGCTGTTACTAAACAAGAAGGTGGCACGGCGTATCGCTTTTTTAAGGATTTACCTTTAAGTGTAGCTGGAAAAACAGGCACAGCGCAAGTGGTAGGCTTTTCTCAAGCTGAAAAGCGAAACATTAGGGAAAAAGACTTAAAGTATTATTCTCGCTCACACACTTGGCTTACAAGCTTTGCGCCTTATAAAAAACCCCAATACGTCGTAAGCGTCTTGCTTGAACACGGCGGCAGAAGTATAAGCTCAGGCGAGCTTACAGCTGCGATTTATAGAAAAATGCTTGAGTTAAAATATTTTGAAAATGAAAAATAA